A genomic region of Hydrogenovibrio crunogenus contains the following coding sequences:
- the rpoC gene encoding DNA-directed RNA polymerase subunit beta', whose product MKDLLGFLKKQNVSSDFDTIKVTLASPEKIRSWSFGEVKKPETINYRTFKPERDGLFCAKIFGPIRDYECLCGKYKRLKHRGVICEKCGVEVTQSKVRRERMGHIDLATSVAHIWFLKSLPSRIGLMLDMTLKEIEAVLYFEAFMVVDPGLTPLEPWQLLSEEEYLDAMDEYGDEFEAQMGAEAIKKMLQAIDLDAEATRLREEMEATSSETKQKKISKRLKLIDSFVQSGNKPEWMILDVLPVLPPELRPLVPLDGGRFATSDLNDLYRRVINRNNRLKRLLDLMAPDIIVRNEKRMLQESVDSMLDNGRRGRAVTGTNKRQLKSLADMIKGKQGRFRQNLLGKRVDYSGRSVIVVGPSLRLHQCGLPKKMALELFKPFIFSKLQKRGLATTIKAAKKMVEQGLPEVWDVLDEVIREHPVLLNRAPTLHRLGIQAFEPVLIEGKAINLHPLVCSAFNADFDGDQMAVHVPLSLEAQLEARTLMMSTNNLLSPANGDPIIVPSQDVVLGLYYITREKVNAKGEGKAFSNWMEVQRALDAKAVHVHTKIKLKIEETIIDDAGVESVKKGLVDTTVGRALLLRILPKGLGFDLLNLNLTKKNISKALNACYRLLGPKETVIFADQLMYAGFKWSTLAGLSFCSDDMLIPDDKASIIERADDQVTEIQRQFAQGLVTEGERYNKVVDIWSHTNELVTKSMMEELQFETVTDAEGKDVKQTSFNSVYMMADSGARGSVAQMRQLGGMRGLMAKPDGSIIETPITANFREGLNVLQYFISTHGARKGLADTALKTANSGYLTRRLVDVAQDVVVTEPDCGTEASITMAPHVEGGEVVEELKERILGRVVAEDVAGLDGEIIVEKGTLLDERLVNLIDESGVDAVKVHSPITCETKFGICQKCYGRDLARGHMVNLGEAVGVMAAQSIGEPGTQLTMRTFHIGGTASASTAQSQVEVKHEGKVKFDNLKTIKNTENQVVVTSRSGEISILDSLGREKERYKIPYGSMLNVKDGIDVTSGNVLATWDAHTHPIITEAEGIIQFGNFEGAVEEHVDELTGLTTHVVKSSKERSSATKELRPYIQLVDDKGEVVPFPGTQTPAMYYLPENSVVVVNQSDKVGAGDILARIPQESSKTKDITGGLPRVADLFEARVPKEPAIMAEVSGVVGFGKETKGKQRLVITQDSGEQHETLIPKWRSVDVFEGERVEKGDIVVDGNPNPHDILRLLGVERLTKYIVDEVQDVYRLQGVRINDKHIETVVRQMLRKVEVRSTGDTSLIKGEQAEFARVLEMNEKVSDEGSVEASYQRVLLGITKASLATESFISAASFQETTRVLTEAAVSGKEDKLVGLKENVIVGRLIPAGTGFAYHKARKEASEKTQRELAAFMNTDDESAVQEEVVEETISITESVEQTTE is encoded by the coding sequence ATGAAAGATTTATTAGGATTTCTAAAAAAACAAAATGTATCAAGTGACTTCGATACGATAAAAGTTACTCTTGCTTCTCCTGAAAAGATCCGTTCGTGGTCCTTTGGTGAGGTTAAAAAGCCTGAAACTATTAATTATCGTACCTTCAAGCCTGAGCGTGACGGATTGTTCTGTGCCAAGATATTTGGCCCAATCCGTGATTACGAATGTTTGTGTGGTAAATACAAGCGCTTAAAGCATCGCGGTGTTATCTGTGAGAAATGTGGTGTAGAAGTTACTCAGTCTAAAGTACGTCGTGAGCGTATGGGGCATATCGACCTAGCTACATCTGTTGCTCATATTTGGTTTCTAAAGTCATTACCTTCAAGAATCGGTTTAATGTTAGATATGACATTGAAAGAGATTGAAGCGGTGCTTTATTTTGAAGCCTTTATGGTTGTTGACCCAGGTTTAACACCGCTTGAACCATGGCAGTTGCTAAGTGAAGAAGAATACTTAGATGCGATGGATGAATATGGTGATGAATTTGAAGCTCAAATGGGTGCTGAGGCCATCAAGAAAATGCTACAAGCGATTGATCTTGACGCAGAAGCAACACGCTTGCGCGAAGAAATGGAAGCAACCAGCTCAGAAACCAAGCAGAAGAAAATTTCTAAGCGTCTAAAATTGATTGACTCGTTTGTTCAATCAGGAAATAAGCCTGAATGGATGATTTTAGATGTGCTTCCAGTGTTGCCGCCAGAGTTAAGACCGTTGGTGCCTTTGGATGGTGGTCGTTTTGCCACATCTGATTTGAATGATTTATACCGTCGAGTGATCAATCGTAATAATCGTTTAAAAAGATTATTAGATTTGATGGCGCCAGACATTATTGTTCGTAATGAAAAGCGTATGCTTCAAGAGTCGGTTGATTCGATGCTTGATAACGGGCGTCGTGGAAGAGCTGTTACAGGAACAAACAAACGCCAATTAAAATCCTTAGCTGATATGATCAAAGGTAAGCAAGGTCGTTTCCGTCAGAACTTACTTGGTAAGCGTGTGGATTACTCTGGTCGTTCCGTTATTGTTGTTGGTCCATCGTTGCGATTGCACCAGTGTGGGCTGCCTAAGAAAATGGCTTTAGAGCTGTTTAAGCCTTTTATTTTCAGTAAGCTTCAAAAGCGTGGTTTGGCTACGACAATTAAAGCTGCTAAAAAGATGGTTGAACAAGGTTTGCCAGAGGTTTGGGATGTTTTGGACGAAGTCATTCGTGAGCACCCAGTTCTGTTGAACCGTGCCCCAACGCTTCATAGACTTGGGATTCAAGCATTTGAGCCTGTCTTGATTGAAGGGAAAGCAATTAACTTGCACCCATTGGTTTGTTCTGCCTTTAACGCCGACTTTGATGGTGACCAAATGGCCGTCCACGTGCCTCTTTCACTAGAAGCGCAGCTTGAAGCCAGAACCCTGATGATGTCGACTAATAACTTATTATCTCCTGCAAATGGTGATCCTATTATCGTGCCATCACAGGATGTTGTATTAGGGCTTTACTATATTACCCGTGAAAAAGTAAACGCAAAAGGGGAAGGAAAAGCATTCTCTAACTGGATGGAAGTACAGCGTGCCTTAGATGCTAAAGCGGTTCATGTACATACCAAGATTAAATTAAAGATTGAAGAAACTATTATTGATGATGCAGGTGTTGAATCTGTTAAGAAAGGTCTTGTTGATACAACTGTAGGGCGAGCCCTTTTGTTGAGAATTCTGCCTAAAGGTCTTGGCTTTGATTTGTTAAATCTTAATTTAACAAAAAAGAATATCTCTAAAGCCTTGAACGCCTGTTATCGTCTTCTTGGGCCTAAAGAAACAGTGATTTTTGCTGACCAGCTTATGTATGCAGGGTTCAAGTGGTCTACACTTGCTGGTTTATCTTTTTGTTCAGATGACATGCTTATTCCAGATGATAAAGCATCAATTATTGAGCGTGCTGATGATCAGGTAACAGAAATTCAGAGACAGTTTGCGCAAGGGTTAGTCACTGAAGGTGAGCGTTACAATAAAGTTGTTGATATTTGGTCTCATACTAATGAATTAGTCACAAAATCAATGATGGAAGAGCTTCAGTTTGAAACTGTTACGGATGCTGAAGGAAAAGATGTTAAGCAAACCTCTTTTAACTCGGTTTATATGATGGCTGATTCTGGTGCTCGTGGTTCTGTTGCTCAGATGCGCCAGCTAGGTGGTATGCGTGGTTTAATGGCTAAACCAGATGGTTCTATCATTGAGACTCCGATCACTGCAAACTTCCGTGAAGGGTTGAATGTACTTCAGTACTTTATCTCCACACACGGGGCTCGTAAAGGTCTGGCAGATACCGCATTGAAAACGGCAAACTCAGGTTATTTGACTCGTCGTTTAGTCGATGTTGCTCAAGATGTAGTTGTTACAGAGCCTGACTGCGGAACTGAAGCTAGTATTACAATGGCACCACATGTTGAAGGTGGTGAAGTTGTAGAGGAACTTAAAGAGCGAATTCTAGGCCGTGTTGTTGCAGAAGATGTCGCTGGTCTAGATGGCGAAATTATTGTAGAAAAGGGTACATTACTTGATGAGCGTTTAGTAAACCTAATCGATGAATCTGGTGTTGATGCCGTTAAAGTACATTCTCCAATTACCTGTGAAACGAAGTTTGGTATTTGTCAGAAGTGTTATGGTCGTGATTTGGCACGAGGCCATATGGTGAATCTGGGTGAAGCAGTTGGGGTTATGGCTGCACAATCAATCGGTGAGCCAGGTACACAGTTAACCATGCGTACATTCCATATCGGTGGTACGGCATCTGCTTCAACGGCGCAAAGTCAGGTTGAAGTGAAGCATGAAGGTAAAGTTAAATTTGATAACTTAAAAACCATTAAAAACACTGAAAATCAGGTTGTGGTGACTTCACGTTCAGGGGAAATTTCTATCCTAGATAGTTTAGGGAGAGAGAAAGAAAGGTATAAGATTCCTTATGGTTCGATGCTGAATGTTAAAGACGGCATTGATGTGACTTCTGGTAATGTACTAGCAACATGGGATGCGCATACACATCCGATTATCACTGAAGCTGAAGGGATTATTCAATTTGGTAATTTTGAAGGTGCTGTAGAAGAACATGTAGATGAACTGACAGGGTTGACGACTCACGTTGTTAAAAGCTCTAAAGAGCGTTCTTCAGCGACTAAAGAGTTAAGACCTTATATCCAGTTGGTGGATGATAAAGGTGAAGTTGTACCATTCCCTGGAACACAAACACCAGCAATGTATTACCTACCGGAAAACTCGGTGGTCGTCGTTAACCAGTCTGATAAGGTTGGTGCAGGTGATATTTTGGCAAGAATTCCTCAGGAATCTTCAAAAACTAAAGATATTACTGGGGGGCTTCCTCGAGTGGCAGACTTGTTTGAAGCTAGAGTGCCGAAAGAGCCAGCAATCATGGCAGAGGTATCTGGTGTGGTTGGTTTTGGTAAAGAAACTAAAGGTAAACAACGTTTAGTGATTACTCAGGACAGCGGAGAGCAACACGAAACGTTGATTCCAAAATGGCGTTCAGTTGATGTGTTTGAAGGTGAGCGCGTCGAGAAAGGGGATATTGTTGTTGATGGTAACCCTAATCCACATGATATTTTGAGACTATTGGGTGTTGAGAGGCTTACTAAATATATTGTTGATGAAGTTCAGGATGTATATCGTTTACAAGGTGTAAGAATTAACGATAAACATATTGAAACGGTAGTCCGTCAGATGTTAAGAAAAGTTGAAGTTCGCTCAACTGGTGATACAAGCTTGATCAAAGGTGAACAGGCTGAGTTTGCAAGAGTGCTTGAGATGAATGAAAAAGTTTCTGATGAAGGCTCTGTAGAAGCTTCTTACCAAAGAGTGTTACTGGGGATTACTAAGGCTTCGTTAGCCACAGAATCCTTTATTTCCGCTGCGTCTTTCCAGGAAACAACTCGTGTATTAACGGAAGCTGCTGTAAGTGGAAAAGAAGATAAACTGGTCGGGTTGAAAGAAAACGTTATTGTAGGTCGTTTGATTCCAGCCGGAACAGGGTTCGCTTATCATAAGGCTCGCAAGGAAGCGAGTGAAAAAACTCAACGTGAGTTAGCGGCGTTTATGAACACGGATGATGAAAGCGCTGTTCAAGAAGAAGTAGTTGAAGAAACTATTTCTATAACAGAGAGTGTCGAGCAAACAACTGAATGA
- the rpsL gene encoding 30S ribosomal protein S12, which yields MATINQLVRKPRKDKMKKSNVPALEACPQRRGVCTRVYTTTPKKPNSALRKVARVRLTNGYEVSSYIGGEGHNLQEHSVILIRGGRVKDLPGVRYHTVRGSLDCAGVDGRKQGRSKYGAKRPKG from the coding sequence ATGGCTACTATTAACCAGTTGGTGCGTAAGCCGCGTAAAGATAAGATGAAAAAGTCAAATGTACCTGCGCTAGAGGCTTGTCCTCAACGTCGTGGAGTATGTACGCGTGTTTATACAACAACCCCTAAAAAGCCTAACTCTGCCCTACGTAAAGTTGCACGTGTACGCTTAACTAACGGATATGAAGTTTCTAGTTATATCGGTGGTGAAGGTCACAACTTGCAAGAACACTCCGTGATTTTAATTCGCGGTGGTCGTGTAAAAGATTTACCTGGTGTACGTTATCATACAGTTCGTGGTTCTCTGGATTGCGCAGGTGTAGATGGTCGTAAACAAGGTCGTTCTAAGTACGGTGCGAAGCGTCCTAAGGGGTAA
- the rpoB gene encoding DNA-directed RNA polymerase subunit beta gives MTYSLTEKKRIRKDFATRSSILEVPYLLSLQKESFKEFLQKDKKPLERDPIGLHSAFSSVFPIHGVAGTADLEYVSYTMGQPEFDVKECKQRGVTYSSPLRVKMRLVLFDKDAPAGKRPVKDVKEQEVYLGDVPLMTENGTFVINGTERVIVTQLHRSPGVIFDSDKGKSHSSGKVLFNARIIPYRGSWLDFEFDHNDCVFVRIDRRRKLPVSIIFRAMGYSSEEILDTFFEHTHISYKKDAFVMQLVPSQLKGQTAAFDIADGDKVIVKAGKKITARNIKQLQEAKVESVVIPEEYLLGKVLSSGITNEETGELVARSNEVIASDLIETMKSIKDLSFRILFIDDLENGSYISDTLNLDTTTSQLEAQIEIYRMMRPGEPPTKESSEALFNSLFFDEARYDLSSVGRMKLNRRLGRKDNEGSLVLENQDVVDVVKELLNIRNGLSTIDDIDTLGNRRIRAVGEMAENAFRVGLVRVERAVKERLNQAETDGLLPQDLINAKPVSAAIKEFFGSSQLSQFMDQVNPLSEVTHKRRVSALGPGGLTRERAGFEVRDVHPTHYGRVCPIETPEGPNIGLINTLAIYAKTNKYGFLETPYRKVIDGQVTEEVEYVSAIDEAQFVIAQASAAMDSDNKLLDELVTARHKNETILASSQDVDYMDVSPKQIVSVAASLIPFLEHDDANRALMGSNMQRQAVPTLRADKPLVGTGIEKTVAIDSGVTVIALRGGEIVSSDSARIVVRANQEEIAEGETGVDIYNLIKYQRSNQNTCINQKPIVKAGDVVSRGDVLADGPSTDLGELAIGQNMRIAFMPWNGYNFEDSILVSERVVQEDRYTTIHIEELTCLARDTKLGPEEVTSDIPNVGEAALSRLDESGIVYVGAEVKQGDILVGKVTPKGETQLTPEEKLLRAIFGEKASDVKDTSLRVSKGVEGTVIDVQVFTREGVKKDARALAIQEDELQKVRKDIDEQYKILEEDTLDRIQPMLIGQKLVDGTEITADFLASQESSKWFGLNVADEALASHLESLEKQLVAKKEELNGIFEEKKKKLTQGDDLQPGVSKMVKVYVAVKRRIQPGDKMAGRHGNKGVISRICPVEDMPYDETGRPVDICLNPLGVPSRMNVGQILETHLGLAAEGLGAKINAMLEQQADIKELKTFLHKIYNETQGQKVDFDSLTDAEIIELAGNLRKGVPMASPVFDGASEDEIKALLRLADLPESGQMKLYDGISGEEFDRPVTVGYMYYLKLNHLVDDKMHARSTGPYSLVTQQPLGGKAQFGGQRFGEMEVWALEAYGAAFTLQEMLTVKSDDLNGRTRMYKNIVDGNEYMEPGIPESFSVLRKEIRALGIDIELEQE, from the coding sequence ATGACCTATTCTTTAACTGAAAAGAAACGTATTCGTAAAGATTTTGCGACACGATCTTCAATTCTTGAAGTTCCTTATCTTCTTTCTCTCCAGAAAGAATCTTTCAAAGAGTTTTTACAAAAGGATAAAAAACCACTTGAGCGTGATCCAATAGGATTGCACTCTGCATTTTCATCTGTTTTTCCGATTCATGGTGTTGCTGGAACAGCAGATCTTGAGTACGTCAGCTATACGATGGGTCAACCAGAGTTTGATGTTAAGGAATGTAAGCAACGTGGTGTAACTTATTCATCCCCTTTGCGTGTCAAAATGCGTTTGGTCTTATTTGATAAAGATGCGCCAGCAGGAAAGCGCCCGGTTAAGGATGTTAAAGAGCAAGAGGTTTATCTAGGTGATGTTCCTTTAATGACAGAGAATGGAACATTTGTTATTAACGGAACAGAGCGCGTTATTGTTACTCAACTTCATCGTTCCCCTGGTGTGATTTTTGACAGTGATAAAGGAAAGTCACATTCGTCTGGGAAAGTTTTATTTAATGCTCGTATTATTCCATATCGCGGTTCTTGGTTGGATTTTGAATTTGATCATAATGACTGTGTGTTTGTTCGTATTGACCGTCGTCGTAAACTTCCAGTTTCGATTATTTTTAGAGCTATGGGGTATAGCTCTGAAGAGATTCTAGATACCTTTTTTGAACACACGCATATTTCTTACAAGAAGGATGCATTTGTCATGCAACTGGTTCCAAGCCAGTTAAAAGGACAAACTGCGGCATTTGATATCGCTGATGGCGATAAAGTAATTGTGAAAGCTGGTAAGAAAATTACAGCACGAAACATTAAGCAACTGCAAGAAGCGAAAGTTGAGAGTGTTGTTATCCCGGAAGAGTATCTTCTAGGAAAAGTGTTATCTTCAGGAATTACGAATGAAGAGACTGGCGAGTTAGTCGCTCGTTCGAACGAAGTCATCGCCAGTGACTTGATTGAAACAATGAAGTCTATTAAAGATTTATCTTTCCGTATTTTGTTTATTGACGATTTAGAAAATGGATCTTATATCTCAGATACGTTGAATCTAGATACCACTACATCACAACTTGAAGCTCAAATTGAGATTTATCGCATGATGCGTCCTGGTGAGCCGCCAACAAAAGAATCATCAGAAGCGTTGTTTAATAGTTTGTTCTTTGATGAAGCGCGTTATGACTTGTCTTCAGTTGGTAGAATGAAACTAAACAGACGCCTAGGGCGTAAAGACAATGAAGGCAGTCTGGTACTTGAAAATCAAGATGTTGTCGATGTTGTAAAAGAACTGCTTAATATTCGTAATGGCTTAAGCACAATTGATGATATTGATACACTTGGTAATAGACGAATTCGTGCTGTTGGTGAAATGGCAGAGAATGCCTTCCGAGTAGGTTTGGTACGTGTAGAAAGAGCGGTTAAAGAACGTCTAAATCAAGCTGAAACAGATGGGTTGTTGCCACAAGATTTAATTAATGCTAAACCGGTTTCGGCAGCTATTAAAGAGTTTTTTGGTTCGAGTCAGTTGTCACAATTTATGGATCAAGTGAATCCTCTATCGGAAGTCACTCATAAGCGACGTGTTTCTGCTTTGGGGCCAGGTGGTCTAACACGTGAGCGTGCAGGTTTTGAAGTACGTGATGTGCATCCAACGCATTATGGACGTGTTTGTCCAATTGAAACACCTGAAGGACCAAACATTGGTTTGATCAATACATTGGCTATTTATGCAAAAACTAATAAATATGGTTTCTTAGAAACACCATATCGCAAAGTTATTGATGGTCAAGTGACGGAAGAGGTTGAATACGTTTCTGCTATCGATGAAGCACAGTTTGTGATCGCACAGGCCAGTGCTGCAATGGATTCAGACAATAAATTACTTGATGAACTAGTAACAGCAAGACATAAAAATGAAACGATTTTGGCATCCTCTCAAGATGTTGATTATATGGATGTTTCACCAAAACAAATCGTTTCAGTTGCAGCCTCTTTGATTCCATTCCTTGAGCATGATGATGCTAACCGTGCTTTGATGGGGTCAAACATGCAGCGTCAAGCTGTCCCAACATTGCGAGCTGATAAGCCGTTAGTTGGAACAGGGATTGAAAAAACTGTTGCGATTGATTCTGGTGTTACTGTGATTGCATTGCGTGGTGGGGAGATTGTTTCTTCAGACTCTGCTCGTATTGTAGTTCGTGCAAACCAGGAAGAGATTGCTGAAGGTGAAACTGGGGTTGATATTTATAACTTGATTAAATATCAGCGTTCAAACCAAAACACTTGTATTAATCAGAAACCTATTGTCAAAGCAGGTGATGTCGTATCGCGTGGTGATGTATTGGCAGATGGTCCTTCAACCGATTTAGGTGAGTTGGCTATTGGTCAAAATATGCGTATCGCCTTCATGCCGTGGAACGGTTATAACTTTGAAGATTCGATTCTAGTTTCTGAAAGAGTGGTGCAAGAAGATCGTTATACAACCATTCATATTGAAGAATTGACCTGTCTTGCACGTGATACAAAGTTAGGGCCTGAAGAAGTCACTTCAGATATTCCGAACGTTGGTGAAGCAGCATTGTCCAGACTAGATGAGTCTGGAATTGTTTATGTCGGTGCGGAAGTTAAGCAGGGTGACATTTTGGTTGGTAAGGTGACACCAAAAGGTGAAACTCAATTAACTCCAGAAGAAAAACTTCTACGTGCAATCTTTGGTGAAAAAGCATCAGATGTGAAAGATACGTCTTTACGTGTAAGTAAAGGGGTGGAAGGAACCGTTATTGATGTTCAGGTCTTTACGCGTGAAGGTGTTAAAAAAGATGCCCGTGCTTTAGCAATTCAAGAAGATGAGTTGCAAAAAGTTAGAAAAGACATTGATGAGCAATACAAGATACTTGAAGAAGATACTCTTGATCGTATCCAACCAATGCTGATTGGTCAAAAATTAGTGGATGGTACTGAAATTACAGCAGACTTTTTAGCTTCTCAAGAGTCAAGTAAATGGTTTGGTTTGAATGTAGCAGACGAAGCTCTTGCTTCGCATTTAGAGAGTCTGGAAAAGCAGCTTGTTGCTAAGAAAGAAGAGTTAAATGGAATTTTTGAAGAGAAGAAGAAGAAATTAACTCAAGGTGATGATCTTCAGCCAGGTGTTTCGAAAATGGTTAAGGTCTATGTAGCCGTTAAGCGTCGCATTCAACCGGGTGATAAGATGGCTGGGCGCCATGGTAACAAAGGTGTTATTTCACGTATTTGTCCCGTTGAAGATATGCCTTATGATGAAACGGGTCGACCTGTAGATATCTGTTTGAACCCGTTAGGGGTTCCTTCTCGAATGAATGTTGGGCAGATTCTAGAAACTCACCTTGGGCTTGCTGCTGAAGGATTGGGTGCAAAAATTAATGCCATGCTTGAACAACAAGCAGATATCAAGGAACTTAAAACTTTCTTGCATAAAATCTACAATGAAACTCAAGGTCAAAAAGTTGACTTTGACTCTTTGACTGATGCAGAAATCATCGAGTTGGCTGGCAATCTTCGTAAAGGAGTTCCGATGGCCTCTCCTGTGTTTGATGGCGCATCTGAAGATGAAATTAAGGCCTTGCTAAGACTTGCGGATTTGCCAGAATCAGGTCAAATGAAGCTATACGATGGTATCAGCGGGGAAGAGTTTGATCGTCCAGTCACAGTTGGTTATATGTATTACTTGAAGTTGAACCATTTGGTTGATGACAAAATGCATGCGCGTTCAACTGGACCTTATAGCTTAGTTACACAGCAACCATTAGGTGGTAAGGCACAATTTGGTGGTCAGCGATTTGGTGAGATGGAAGTGTGGGCTCTAGAAGCATATGGGGCAGCATTTACATTACAAGAAATGTTGACAGTTAAATCAGATGATTTAAATGGTCGTACACGCATGTATAAAAATATTGTCGATGGTAATGAATACATGGAACCAGGTATTCCTGAGTCATTCAGTGTATTACGTAAAGAAATTCGTGCCTTGGGTATTGATATTGAGTTGGAGCAAGAATAA
- the rpsG gene encoding 30S ribosomal protein S7, whose translation MARRREIPKRQVLPDPKFGDTTLTKFVNMIMVSGKKAVAEKIVYDALDVVVDRKKGGEHAVLLREALENVGPMVEVKSRRVGGATYQVPVEVRSERKTALAMRWIVEAARKRSEKGMMLRLAGELSDALENRGSAIKKKEDTHRMAEANKAFSHFRW comes from the coding sequence ATGGCAAGAAGAAGAGAAATACCTAAAAGACAAGTTTTACCAGATCCAAAGTTTGGTGATACAACATTAACAAAGTTTGTAAACATGATTATGGTCAGTGGTAAAAAAGCTGTCGCTGAAAAAATTGTCTATGATGCATTAGATGTTGTTGTAGATAGAAAAAAAGGCGGCGAGCATGCAGTGCTACTGAGAGAAGCTTTGGAAAATGTTGGCCCGATGGTAGAGGTTAAATCTCGCCGTGTGGGTGGTGCAACTTACCAAGTACCAGTTGAAGTGCGTTCAGAGCGTAAGACAGCTCTAGCGATGAGATGGATTGTAGAAGCTGCTCGTAAGCGTAGTGAGAAAGGCATGATGTTGCGCTTAGCTGGTGAATTATCAGATGCTCTCGAAAATCGCGGTTCTGCGATTAAGAAGAAAGAAGATACTCATCGAATGGCGGAAGCGAACAAAGCGTTTTCACATTTCCGTTGGTAA
- the rplL gene encoding 50S ribosomal protein L7/L12 has protein sequence MAITKDDILEAVANMSVMEVVELVEAMEEKFGVSAAAVAVAGPAGDAGAAGEEQTEFDVILTGAGDNKVAAIKAVRGATGLGLKEAKSAVESAPFTLKEGVSKEEAETLANELKEAGIEVEVK, from the coding sequence ATGGCAATTACAAAAGACGATATTTTAGAAGCAGTTGCTAACATGTCAGTAATGGAAGTTGTTGAACTTGTTGAAGCAATGGAAGAGAAATTTGGTGTTTCTGCGGCTGCAGTTGCAGTTGCAGGTCCTGCTGGTGATGCTGGCGCTGCTGGTGAAGAGCAAACTGAGTTTGACGTTATCTTGACTGGTGCTGGTGATAACAAAGTTGCAGCAATCAAAGCCGTTCGTGGCGCAACTGGTCTTGGGCTTAAAGAAGCGAAAAGTGCAGTTGAAAGTGCACCATTTACGCTTAAAGAGGGTGTTTCTAAAGAAGAAGCAGAAACTCTTGCAAATGAGCTTAAAGAAGCAGGTATTGAAGTCGAAGTTAAGTAA